AGCTATACCACATACTATACAAAAAAAATAGCTATTAATAGCTATTTTTTAATTTCTAAATCCATCCTTCTTTTATCGATTTGCTGAGTAATTCTAGTGGAGTGTGCACTTCAGCCTTGCAAAGAATGTTTTTCCGATGATTATTTACCGTATTCAGGCTTATAAATAATTCTTCAGCGATTGTTTTGCTGTTTTTGCCTTCTACAATGCATTTCAGAATTTCTTTTTCTCTTTTGGTAAATAGATCAAACGATTTGGTGAGGGGTTCGGTAATCTCTACATTATAGTAAGAGGGCTCATCATCAAAGCCAATAATAGAAAAACATGGGATGCCTGATTTTTTAATATGCGTGATATCTGTATGTAAAACTAGGCTTCTGTAATAGTTGTTTTCATCAAATTCTATGGCAACAATCTGATGGAGTAGGCGTATATAGTTTTGGTTTTTATTCCGTATTCTGTAATCGTGCTGAAATTTGTAGCTGCCTCTTTTTTCTAATGGTAACTTATCAAAAAAATCGGTCAACTTATTTTCGAAATTCAAAAAATAAGGTTTGTCATCTGGATGAATCTGATCCAGAAAAAAAGAAGCATTTATTTCGCTAGGTTCATATCCAAGAACATCTTTAATATTGGGGCTGATGAATTCTAATTCCATCTCGCATATATTAAAAATCATATAGTAATGGCGACCGGTTTGAAAAATGTTTAATAATCTCTTATGAAGTTCTAATGTTAACTCCAAATCTTTCACGTAAGGTGTATCAGTTTTAATAACTTTACCCCAAACTTCTGTAGCAGCTTGATACAAAGATGATTTTGATTTTTTCATGATAATATTAGTTTTTCACCAAGTATATCTATAGAAAATCAGCAATCTTTATGGTAGTAAACTATTTTTAATGATTTATAGCTTCTGTCAATATTTGATTGAATAAAATTCTATAAATAATGTAAGGCATTGTGTTCTTGTTTTGAACAAATATAAAGCTTATTTTAACTGAATCTTTTTTATAATCAATTATTTTCTGATTATTGGGATAAAACACACGTTATATAGGACTTAGCTTGTTATTTACAGCAAGTGATAGATCACAAATTCTTTACTTCGGTTTCTAGAGTTGATGAAGCTTACGGAAATAGAAACTTAGTTTGTACTTGTGAGCAGATTTAAGCTTATATGTAATTGAGTTTTTTAGATATAATGAATCCCTTTCAGAGATTAATCTGACTAAACCCATTGTATATTTTAAATCTTTGTCTTTAGAAAATAAGTGAAACTGCTTCGTTTGTCTTTATTTCAGTTTTCTTATTGAACTCTTTGTAATAGATATAGAAATTCTCGAAATGAGAAAACCGCTCAAATGAAAAAGAATTGTAATAGTGATGAAGTCCGAGATTAACATTCTTGCTTTACTTTTTAGTTTATTACTCAAAAAGAAATCCTTCGATAATTTTTCAAAAAAAATCATCATTTAATGAATAAATATCCAATATTTTATAAAAATAAGTAATGAAATCATTTTATTTAATTGGTTGTTTTTCAGTTGTTTAACAATGTTTTTATTGGTTTTTTTGAAAATTATATTTTGAAAATTATTAATTAAGCTAACTTTAACAATAAAATATTACCTTGGTATCTTTAAATTTTACAAACAAAAAACGATGAAATTCAATTACAAAAAAACAATACCTGTATGTGTAGGTATTCTTTTTTCAGGACTAAGTTATGCACAAGCTCCAGCCATAGAATGGCAAAAATCTTTAGGAGGAACAGGTGATGAATACGCAAGTTCCATTATTCAAACTGCTGATGGCGGTTTTATGGTTGCCGGAACTTCTAATTCAAATAATGGAGATGTAACAGGAAATCATGGAAATCAGGATTACTGGCTAACAAAACTAAATCCAGCAGGAAATCTTTCATGGCAAAAATCTTTTGGGGGAACAGCAAGTGACTTTGCAACTTCTATTATTCAAACTGCTGACGATGGATATGTGGTTGCTGGAAGTACTAATTCAAACAATGGAGATGTAACAGGAAATCACGGAAATTCAGATGGCTGGATCTTAAAAATAAATTCTGATGCCGGAGTTGTTTTTTGGAAAAAAACTTTGGGCGGAACAGATTATGAAGTTATCAGTGAAATTATTCCTACGACAGATGGCGGATATATATTTGCAGGAAACTCTTCTTCAAATAATGGTGATGTACCGGGAAATAATGGCTATGTGGATTACTGGATTGTAAAAGTAAATTCTGATGGGGATGTTCAATGGAAAAAAAACTTTGGCGGAACAGGAGACGACAGAGCATCTTCTATTGTTCAAACTAGTGATGGGGGATATGTAGTAGCAGGATATGCAGAAAACAATAATGGTGATGTAACAGGAAATCATGGGGGGAAAGATTATTGGATTTTAAAATTAAATACTGATGGGGGCGTTATTTATTGGAAGAAATCGTTCGGAGGAGTGTATCAAGAATTACCGGCATCTATTATAAAAACTTCAGATGGAGGCTTTATTTTAGCGGGTTCGACGAATTCTAATGATGGCGATGTATCAGGAAATCATGGAATTGATGATTATTGGATCGTAAAAGTAAATTCAACGGGAGATCTTCAATGGCAAAAAGCTTTAGGAGGAAGTTCAGCAGATCAGGGGTCTTCTATTATTCAAACTGCCGATGGAGGATATTTAGTTGTAGGAAGTTCTGCTTCTAATGACGGACAGGTAACAGGACATCATCCTTCTTCAGGCGGTGTCGGAGAAGGTCCTTTTTCTTATGATTGTTGGGCCGTAAAATTAAATTCCGCAGGAAGTATTCAATGGAATAAAAGTCTGGGTGGGTCAGGTAGTGATCATGGTAACTCTGTTATTCAAACTACGGATGGCGGTTACGTTATTGCAGGAAGTTCAAATTCAAACAATGGCGATGTGACAGGAAATCATGGAGGAGAGGATGTTTGGATCGTGAAACTTGCTCCGGATAATTTGGCCACTAATGAAATTGCAAAAGATGTTACAACAGTTAATGTTTTCCCTAATCCGGCAAAAGACAATGTTACTTTAAAACTTGATTATTTTACACCGTCTATGGAGGTCACAATTACTGATATGGTAGGGAGAACCATTCAAACTCAGAAATTAGAAGGACTGACAACAAAAATAAATACCGACAACCTTAAAAAAGGAACCTATTTTCTTAATTTAACTGGAGGTAGAGAAAATGTAAGCAAAAAATTTATTAAAGAATAATTTACTTTTTATCAATGTCTGAAAAAAACCTGTCTCGTGCAGGTTTTTTTGTTAATTATTAATCAGAATAACAACATCAGAATATTACCCTAAAATTAATCTTTATGAAGTATTATCGTATTAGCTCTTGTGTTATCAGAAGAATCTTTAATTTCTATTCTAAAATGATTTTCCAATTTGTAAATAAACACAGAATTGCCACCATATCCTGTAGATTGGCTAATTATTAATTGTTCGATACCATTATATTTTTCATATACATTTGTTTCAAAGTATAACTTACAGTATTTCCTTTAATTTTATTAACTGTGTAATCAGTAGAAATTTTCTCTAGCTTTTAAAATCCAAAACTCCTCACTTTTTCTCTAATGATTTCCAGATTATTAATTTTTTTAAATATAATAAATCCCTTTCAGTGATGAGAGGGATTTTATTTATGGTGAAGAAATTATTTATATTAAGATAAATTTGAAGTCTCGAGAATTTACAGACAAAAAACTTGTAATGCTTATTGCTTACTTTCGCTTGTTTTCTCTAGCTTTCGTTTTTTCAGATACTCGGTTGTATTACCGTTCCAATAACATTTTATGCATCTTTTATTTTCAAAAACGTGAGTGCAATTTTCGTAATTATACAGTATATGTGAACATTCAGGACAAAGATTAGACATTTTGGATGTCGTAGAAAAATATTCGCTTTGGCATTCTTCACATTTTCTAATTTCATTTTTCATTCTTAATATTTAGCATCAATGGAGGTGAATAATTCTTTATTCTCATAAAAGTGGTGTGTATCAAAATAATTGCTAAGGTATCTATTTTATTAATCTCAAACTGAAAATTTGATTTATTAAAACTTCTCATAACTTTTTGGCTATCATCTTTTTCTTTTTGGTCACTTTATTTTTTTCTATTAATAGTAAATCTCGATGGAGCGGGTTCGTCGGGATTGGTGGGCGTCTATGGAGTGGATGCTCTTTTGCCTTGTAATTTTCGATTGTGGATTTTTGCTTCTTCCTTCCGATGCACTTGAAGCCTGTATCACATTGATGAATCTTGTTGTCATCGTTTTAATGCCGCTGAAAGCTTCCTGTCTTTCACTTACTTTTCCATTGTAAACTGTGTTTTTAGATAAAACATCCGCCAAAGTAAAGTCAGCAGATTCTTTTAATACGGTGAGTGCAGGTAATTGTAAGTTGGGATTTGAGGGATTGTACGAAGTGCCGTAGCCAATTACAAATTCGATTAAGGTCTGAAGGTTTGCAATGTTTTTTGCATGACCCGTTTCTGTGGTTGATGCCATAAGTCATTTGTGTTTAAATTGTTAGTGTAACAAATGTAGATTTTTTTTGGATGTGGATGAAGGGTTAGGATTGAGTTTTTTTAATGGGAAAACCTCGCTTGGGTGCGAGGTTTGTTTAAAATTATTTTTGTTGCTTATGGATTTTTTAGAGTACGAGCGAGATGTTGGTACTAGCGGGACGCATAGTTAATGTTAATTTATAGAAATCAAAAATATATTTTCTAAAATTAGATCTATGAATTTAAATCAGAATAAAATGAAAAAAATCTGCTCCCAAAAGAAACAGATTTTATATTATTAAAGTATTTAATTAAGCTTTCACTACCAACTCAGCTTCAAAAACATCTGCAAAATGCTTTCTGATTTTAGCTTTAATATCTTCCATTTCTTCAGGAGTAAGGTCTCTTTCAAGCTCTCTTTTCAGAGATGTCACCTGTTTGTCTTTAATACCGCAAGGAATAATATATTCAAAGTAACGCATATCAGTA
The sequence above is a segment of the Chryseobacterium turcicum genome. Coding sequences within it:
- a CDS encoding T9SS type A sorting domain-containing protein, which codes for MKFNYKKTIPVCVGILFSGLSYAQAPAIEWQKSLGGTGDEYASSIIQTADGGFMVAGTSNSNNGDVTGNHGNQDYWLTKLNPAGNLSWQKSFGGTASDFATSIIQTADDGYVVAGSTNSNNGDVTGNHGNSDGWILKINSDAGVVFWKKTLGGTDYEVISEIIPTTDGGYIFAGNSSSNNGDVPGNNGYVDYWIVKVNSDGDVQWKKNFGGTGDDRASSIVQTSDGGYVVAGYAENNNGDVTGNHGGKDYWILKLNTDGGVIYWKKSFGGVYQELPASIIKTSDGGFILAGSTNSNDGDVSGNHGIDDYWIVKVNSTGDLQWQKALGGSSADQGSSIIQTADGGYLVVGSSASNDGQVTGHHPSSGGVGEGPFSYDCWAVKLNSAGSIQWNKSLGGSGSDHGNSVIQTTDGGYVIAGSSNSNNGDVTGNHGGEDVWIVKLAPDNLATNEIAKDVTTVNVFPNPAKDNVTLKLDYFTPSMEVTITDMVGRTIQTQKLEGLTTKINTDNLKKGTYFLNLTGGRENVSKKFIKE
- a CDS encoding LuxR C-terminal-related transcriptional regulator; this encodes MKKSKSSLYQAATEVWGKVIKTDTPYVKDLELTLELHKRLLNIFQTGRHYYMIFNICEMELEFISPNIKDVLGYEPSEINASFFLDQIHPDDKPYFLNFENKLTDFFDKLPLEKRGSYKFQHDYRIRNKNQNYIRLLHQIVAIEFDENNYYRSLVLHTDITHIKKSGIPCFSIIGFDDEPSYYNVEITEPLTKSFDLFTKREKEILKCIVEGKNSKTIAEELFISLNTVNNHRKNILCKAEVHTPLELLSKSIKEGWI